One Salvia splendens isolate huo1 chromosome 22, SspV2, whole genome shotgun sequence DNA segment encodes these proteins:
- the LOC121786997 gene encoding crossover junction endonuclease EME1B-like isoform X1, with protein sequence MQQPIPVDILSDSDSDSEPGRNRRSLRDEAIDLTTPPPFPQSKKKQKTDTFSNPSNSTVFIIDDDPTPLKSNTPLFVADTPFSDASILKCSRGVSSFSGLAPEELVVAETPISELPKPKVAISTRISTVEDARPFVTKHNSGGLAPEELVVAETPISELPKPKVAISTRISNVEDARPFVTTHNSGEIKGWICVDSDDESEDFGRIGAMDDNASSFAARLADETEIASRLVESSSFSCGTSFQLQKKDTQNSARMHILEDCSIPGTSEDGISEAHVSHDDKASKQDDTDQILNQQDSNTCFLKEKKKRNDTVKKKGTTKEERLRLMEEKKRLKEQEKMLKAASKAEAAELKKLEKEMQKWEKGKYALKSIVAEIDTKVIELGAIGGHLLTRFAEKGLSYRITSNPVERTIVWNMAVPEEVSLIAPERITVSYILVVYEAEEFCNLVVNESLMNHVQSVQNRYPHHTVCYVTNKLMAYINKREQAHYKNPANNPGWKRPAVEEAFAKLTTHFSKVHSRQCVDEAELAEHVVGLTCSLANCQFRKRLTRFSVNANGSAIPRDCVDRNLIKKNLWLKVLVAIPKVQPRFAIAIWKKYPTMKSLLRVYMDPRKSVHEKEFLLKDLTTEGLLGDDRRLGEVCSKRMYRILMAQSGHIKADDVEDGADFFNL encoded by the exons ATGCAGCAGCCAATTCCCGTCGACATTCTCTCCGACTCCGATTCCGATTCCGAACCCGGCCGAAATCGCCGGAGTCTCCGAGACGAAGCCATTGACCTCACTAcgccgccgccattccctcaATCCAAGAAGAAACAAAAAACCGACACCTTTTCAAACCCTAGTAACTCCACCGTCTTCATCATTGACGATGACCCCACGCCACTCAAGTCAAATACTCCTCTCTTCGTCGCCGATACGCCATTCTCCGATGCGTCCATCCTTAAATGCTCTCGAGGAGTATCCTCCTTTTCAG GTTTAGCACCTGAGGAACTTGTAGTTGCCGAAACTCCAATTTCTGAACTCCCGAAACCTAAGGTTGCGATCAGCACAAGAATCTCCACTGTCGAAGATGCTCGTCCGTTTGTTACAAAACACAACTCTGGTG GTTTAGCTCCTGAGGAACTTGTAGTTGCCGAAACTCCAATTTCTGAACTCCCAAAACCTAAGGTTGCAATCAGCACAAGAATCTCCAATGTTGAAGATGCTCGTCCGTTTGTTACAACCCACAACTCTGGTG AAATCAAGGGATGGATATGTGTAGATTCAGATGATGAATCTGAAGATTTTGGTCGAATTGGAGCTATGGATGATAATGCAAGTAGTTTTGCTGCTAGATTGGCAGATGAGACAGAAATTGCATCAAGATTGGTTGAATCCTCGTCATTTTCTTGTG GGACTTCCTTTCAACTTCAAAAGAAAGACACACAGAACTCAGCTAGAATGCATATTTTAGAAGACTGTTCAATTCCTGGAACATCAGAAGATGGCATATCTGAG GCACATGTCAGTCATGATGACAAAGCTAGTAAACAAGATGATACAGATCAGATTTTGAATCAACAGGATAGCAATACATGCTTCttgaaagagaaaaagaaaagaaatgacaCAGTGAAAAAAAAGGGAACAACCAAGGAGGAAAGACTTCGTCTgatggaagaaaagaaaaggcTCAAAGAA CAAGAGAAGATGCTTAAAGCTGCTTCAAAGGCTGAGGCTGCTGAGTTGAAGAAACTGGAGAAGGAAATGCAGAAATGGGAAAAGGGTAAATATGCTCTCAAATCCATTGTTGCTGAGATTGATACTAAAGTGATTGAACTGGGAGCAATTGGAG GACATCTTCTCACTAGATTTGCTGAAAAGGGGCTCTCATATCGGATAACATCAAATCCAGTGGAAAGAACTATTGTATGGAATATGGCTGTTCCTGAAGAAGTTTCTCTG ATTGCTCCTGAAAGAATTACGGTCTCTTATATTCTAGTTGTATATGAAGCTGAAGAGTTCTGTAACCTTGTCGTGAATGAGAGCCTGATGAATCATGTTCAGAGTGTTCAAAATCGTTATCCTCATCACACTGTATGTTACGTCACAAATAAGCTTATGGCCTACATCAACAAAAG GGAACAAGCACATTACAAGAACCCTGCTAACAACCCTGGTTGGAAGCGACCTGCTGTAGAGGAG gcCTTTGCGAAATTGACCACCCATTTTTCTAAAGTACATTCAAGGCAGTGTGTTGATGAAGCTGAATTAGCTGAACATGTGGTCGGTCTAACTTGCAGCCTCGCAAATTGCCAATTTAG GAAAAGACTGACGCGGTTTTCAGTTAACGCAAATGGATCTGCTATCCCTAGAGACTGTGTGGATAGGaatttaattaagaaaaatttgTG GCTAAAGGTATTGGTGGCTATCCCTAAGGTGCAGCCACGGTTCGCTATAGCTATATGGAAGAAATATCCTACAATGAAATCTCTTTTAAGAGTTTACATGGATCCAAGAAAATCT GTTCACGAGAAGGAATTTCTGCTCAAGGACTTAACCACAGAAGGCTTACTCGGTGATGATAGACGACTCGGCGAGGTTTGTTCTAAGAGAATGTACAGAATCCTTATGGCTCAATCCGGACACATCAAGGCAGACGATGTTGAGGATGGGGCCGATTTCTTTAATCTCTAG
- the LOC121786997 gene encoding crossover junction endonuclease EME1B-like isoform X4 has translation MQQPIPVDILSDSDSDSEPGRNRRSLRDEAIDLTTPPPFPQSKKKQKTDTFSNPSNSTVFIIDDDPTPLKSNTPLFVADTPFSDASILKCSRGVSSFSGLAPEELVVAETPISELPKPKVAISTRISTVEDARPFVTKHNSGGLAPEELVVAETPISELPKPKVAISTRISNVEDARPFVTTHNSGEIKGWICVDSDDESEDFGRIGAMDDNASSFAARLADETEIASRLVESSSFSCGTSFQLQKKDTQNSARMHILEDCSIPGTSEDGISEDSNTCFLKEKKKRNDTVKKKGTTKEERLRLMEEKKRLKEQEKMLKAASKAEAAELKKLEKEMQKWEKGKYALKSIVAEIDTKVIELGAIGGHLLTRFAEKGLSYRITSNPVERTIVWNMAVPEEVSLIAPERITVSYILVVYEAEEFCNLVVNESLMNHVQSVQNRYPHHTVCYVTNKLMAYINKREQAHYKNPANNPGWKRPAVEEAFAKLTTHFSKVHSRQCVDEAELAEHVVGLTCSLANCQFRKRLTRFSVNANGSAIPRDCVDRNLIKKNLWLKVLVAIPKVQPRFAIAIWKKYPTMKSLLRVYMDPRKSVHEKEFLLKDLTTEGLLGDDRRLGEVCSKRMYRILMAQSGHIKADDVEDGADFFNL, from the exons ATGCAGCAGCCAATTCCCGTCGACATTCTCTCCGACTCCGATTCCGATTCCGAACCCGGCCGAAATCGCCGGAGTCTCCGAGACGAAGCCATTGACCTCACTAcgccgccgccattccctcaATCCAAGAAGAAACAAAAAACCGACACCTTTTCAAACCCTAGTAACTCCACCGTCTTCATCATTGACGATGACCCCACGCCACTCAAGTCAAATACTCCTCTCTTCGTCGCCGATACGCCATTCTCCGATGCGTCCATCCTTAAATGCTCTCGAGGAGTATCCTCCTTTTCAG GTTTAGCACCTGAGGAACTTGTAGTTGCCGAAACTCCAATTTCTGAACTCCCGAAACCTAAGGTTGCGATCAGCACAAGAATCTCCACTGTCGAAGATGCTCGTCCGTTTGTTACAAAACACAACTCTGGTG GTTTAGCTCCTGAGGAACTTGTAGTTGCCGAAACTCCAATTTCTGAACTCCCAAAACCTAAGGTTGCAATCAGCACAAGAATCTCCAATGTTGAAGATGCTCGTCCGTTTGTTACAACCCACAACTCTGGTG AAATCAAGGGATGGATATGTGTAGATTCAGATGATGAATCTGAAGATTTTGGTCGAATTGGAGCTATGGATGATAATGCAAGTAGTTTTGCTGCTAGATTGGCAGATGAGACAGAAATTGCATCAAGATTGGTTGAATCCTCGTCATTTTCTTGTG GGACTTCCTTTCAACTTCAAAAGAAAGACACACAGAACTCAGCTAGAATGCATATTTTAGAAGACTGTTCAATTCCTGGAACATCAGAAGATGGCATATCTGAG GATAGCAATACATGCTTCttgaaagagaaaaagaaaagaaatgacaCAGTGAAAAAAAAGGGAACAACCAAGGAGGAAAGACTTCGTCTgatggaagaaaagaaaaggcTCAAAGAA CAAGAGAAGATGCTTAAAGCTGCTTCAAAGGCTGAGGCTGCTGAGTTGAAGAAACTGGAGAAGGAAATGCAGAAATGGGAAAAGGGTAAATATGCTCTCAAATCCATTGTTGCTGAGATTGATACTAAAGTGATTGAACTGGGAGCAATTGGAG GACATCTTCTCACTAGATTTGCTGAAAAGGGGCTCTCATATCGGATAACATCAAATCCAGTGGAAAGAACTATTGTATGGAATATGGCTGTTCCTGAAGAAGTTTCTCTG ATTGCTCCTGAAAGAATTACGGTCTCTTATATTCTAGTTGTATATGAAGCTGAAGAGTTCTGTAACCTTGTCGTGAATGAGAGCCTGATGAATCATGTTCAGAGTGTTCAAAATCGTTATCCTCATCACACTGTATGTTACGTCACAAATAAGCTTATGGCCTACATCAACAAAAG GGAACAAGCACATTACAAGAACCCTGCTAACAACCCTGGTTGGAAGCGACCTGCTGTAGAGGAG gcCTTTGCGAAATTGACCACCCATTTTTCTAAAGTACATTCAAGGCAGTGTGTTGATGAAGCTGAATTAGCTGAACATGTGGTCGGTCTAACTTGCAGCCTCGCAAATTGCCAATTTAG GAAAAGACTGACGCGGTTTTCAGTTAACGCAAATGGATCTGCTATCCCTAGAGACTGTGTGGATAGGaatttaattaagaaaaatttgTG GCTAAAGGTATTGGTGGCTATCCCTAAGGTGCAGCCACGGTTCGCTATAGCTATATGGAAGAAATATCCTACAATGAAATCTCTTTTAAGAGTTTACATGGATCCAAGAAAATCT GTTCACGAGAAGGAATTTCTGCTCAAGGACTTAACCACAGAAGGCTTACTCGGTGATGATAGACGACTCGGCGAGGTTTGTTCTAAGAGAATGTACAGAATCCTTATGGCTCAATCCGGACACATCAAGGCAGACGATGTTGAGGATGGGGCCGATTTCTTTAATCTCTAG
- the LOC121786997 gene encoding crossover junction endonuclease EME1B-like isoform X3, translated as MQQPIPVDILSDSDSDSEPGRNRRSLRDEAIDLTTPPPFPQSKKKQKTDTFSNPSNSTVFIIDDDPTPLKSNTPLFVADTPFSDASILKCSRGVSSFSAPEELVVAETPISELPKPKVAISTRISTVEDARPFVTKHNSGGLAPEELVVAETPISELPKPKVAISTRISNVEDARPFVTTHNSGEIKGWICVDSDDESEDFGRIGAMDDNASSFAARLADETEIASRLVESSSFSCGTSFQLQKKDTQNSARMHILEDCSIPGTSEDGISEAHVSHDDKASKQDDTDQILNQQDSNTCFLKEKKKRNDTVKKKGTTKEERLRLMEEKKRLKEQEKMLKAASKAEAAELKKLEKEMQKWEKGKYALKSIVAEIDTKVIELGAIGGHLLTRFAEKGLSYRITSNPVERTIVWNMAVPEEVSLIAPERITVSYILVVYEAEEFCNLVVNESLMNHVQSVQNRYPHHTVCYVTNKLMAYINKREQAHYKNPANNPGWKRPAVEEAFAKLTTHFSKVHSRQCVDEAELAEHVVGLTCSLANCQFRKRLTRFSVNANGSAIPRDCVDRNLIKKNLWLKVLVAIPKVQPRFAIAIWKKYPTMKSLLRVYMDPRKSVHEKEFLLKDLTTEGLLGDDRRLGEVCSKRMYRILMAQSGHIKADDVEDGADFFNL; from the exons ATGCAGCAGCCAATTCCCGTCGACATTCTCTCCGACTCCGATTCCGATTCCGAACCCGGCCGAAATCGCCGGAGTCTCCGAGACGAAGCCATTGACCTCACTAcgccgccgccattccctcaATCCAAGAAGAAACAAAAAACCGACACCTTTTCAAACCCTAGTAACTCCACCGTCTTCATCATTGACGATGACCCCACGCCACTCAAGTCAAATACTCCTCTCTTCGTCGCCGATACGCCATTCTCCGATGCGTCCATCCTTAAATGCTCTCGAGGAGTATCCTCCTTTTCAG CACCTGAGGAACTTGTAGTTGCCGAAACTCCAATTTCTGAACTCCCGAAACCTAAGGTTGCGATCAGCACAAGAATCTCCACTGTCGAAGATGCTCGTCCGTTTGTTACAAAACACAACTCTGGTG GTTTAGCTCCTGAGGAACTTGTAGTTGCCGAAACTCCAATTTCTGAACTCCCAAAACCTAAGGTTGCAATCAGCACAAGAATCTCCAATGTTGAAGATGCTCGTCCGTTTGTTACAACCCACAACTCTGGTG AAATCAAGGGATGGATATGTGTAGATTCAGATGATGAATCTGAAGATTTTGGTCGAATTGGAGCTATGGATGATAATGCAAGTAGTTTTGCTGCTAGATTGGCAGATGAGACAGAAATTGCATCAAGATTGGTTGAATCCTCGTCATTTTCTTGTG GGACTTCCTTTCAACTTCAAAAGAAAGACACACAGAACTCAGCTAGAATGCATATTTTAGAAGACTGTTCAATTCCTGGAACATCAGAAGATGGCATATCTGAG GCACATGTCAGTCATGATGACAAAGCTAGTAAACAAGATGATACAGATCAGATTTTGAATCAACAGGATAGCAATACATGCTTCttgaaagagaaaaagaaaagaaatgacaCAGTGAAAAAAAAGGGAACAACCAAGGAGGAAAGACTTCGTCTgatggaagaaaagaaaaggcTCAAAGAA CAAGAGAAGATGCTTAAAGCTGCTTCAAAGGCTGAGGCTGCTGAGTTGAAGAAACTGGAGAAGGAAATGCAGAAATGGGAAAAGGGTAAATATGCTCTCAAATCCATTGTTGCTGAGATTGATACTAAAGTGATTGAACTGGGAGCAATTGGAG GACATCTTCTCACTAGATTTGCTGAAAAGGGGCTCTCATATCGGATAACATCAAATCCAGTGGAAAGAACTATTGTATGGAATATGGCTGTTCCTGAAGAAGTTTCTCTG ATTGCTCCTGAAAGAATTACGGTCTCTTATATTCTAGTTGTATATGAAGCTGAAGAGTTCTGTAACCTTGTCGTGAATGAGAGCCTGATGAATCATGTTCAGAGTGTTCAAAATCGTTATCCTCATCACACTGTATGTTACGTCACAAATAAGCTTATGGCCTACATCAACAAAAG GGAACAAGCACATTACAAGAACCCTGCTAACAACCCTGGTTGGAAGCGACCTGCTGTAGAGGAG gcCTTTGCGAAATTGACCACCCATTTTTCTAAAGTACATTCAAGGCAGTGTGTTGATGAAGCTGAATTAGCTGAACATGTGGTCGGTCTAACTTGCAGCCTCGCAAATTGCCAATTTAG GAAAAGACTGACGCGGTTTTCAGTTAACGCAAATGGATCTGCTATCCCTAGAGACTGTGTGGATAGGaatttaattaagaaaaatttgTG GCTAAAGGTATTGGTGGCTATCCCTAAGGTGCAGCCACGGTTCGCTATAGCTATATGGAAGAAATATCCTACAATGAAATCTCTTTTAAGAGTTTACATGGATCCAAGAAAATCT GTTCACGAGAAGGAATTTCTGCTCAAGGACTTAACCACAGAAGGCTTACTCGGTGATGATAGACGACTCGGCGAGGTTTGTTCTAAGAGAATGTACAGAATCCTTATGGCTCAATCCGGACACATCAAGGCAGACGATGTTGAGGATGGGGCCGATTTCTTTAATCTCTAG
- the LOC121786997 gene encoding crossover junction endonuclease EME1B-like isoform X7, producing the protein MQQPIPVDILSDSDSDSEPGRNRRSLRDEAIDLTTPPPFPQSKKKQKTDTFSNPSNSTVFIIDDDPTPLKSNTPLFVADTPFSDASILKCSRGVSSFSGLAPEELVVAETPISELPKPKVAISTRISTVEDARPFVTKHNSGGLAPEELVVAETPISELPKPKVAISTRISNVEDARPFVTTHNSGEIKGWICVDSDDESEDFGRIGAMDDNASSFAARLADETEIASRLVESSSFSCGTSFQLQKKDTQNSARMHILEDCSIPGTSEDGISEAHVSHDDKASKQDDTDQILNQQDSNTCFLKEKKKRNDTVKKKGTTKEERLRLMEEKKRLKEQEKMLKAASKAEAAELKKLEKEMQKWEKGKYALKSIVAEIDTKVIELGAIGGHLLTRFAEKGLSYRITSNPVERTIVWNMAVPEEVSLIAPERITVSYILVVYEAEEFCNLVVNESLMNHVQSVQNRYPHHTVCYVTNKLMAYINKRKRLTRFSVNANGSAIPRDCVDRNLIKKNLWLKVLVAIPKVQPRFAIAIWKKYPTMKSLLRVYMDPRKSVHEKEFLLKDLTTEGLLGDDRRLGEVCSKRMYRILMAQSGHIKADDVEDGADFFNL; encoded by the exons ATGCAGCAGCCAATTCCCGTCGACATTCTCTCCGACTCCGATTCCGATTCCGAACCCGGCCGAAATCGCCGGAGTCTCCGAGACGAAGCCATTGACCTCACTAcgccgccgccattccctcaATCCAAGAAGAAACAAAAAACCGACACCTTTTCAAACCCTAGTAACTCCACCGTCTTCATCATTGACGATGACCCCACGCCACTCAAGTCAAATACTCCTCTCTTCGTCGCCGATACGCCATTCTCCGATGCGTCCATCCTTAAATGCTCTCGAGGAGTATCCTCCTTTTCAG GTTTAGCACCTGAGGAACTTGTAGTTGCCGAAACTCCAATTTCTGAACTCCCGAAACCTAAGGTTGCGATCAGCACAAGAATCTCCACTGTCGAAGATGCTCGTCCGTTTGTTACAAAACACAACTCTGGTG GTTTAGCTCCTGAGGAACTTGTAGTTGCCGAAACTCCAATTTCTGAACTCCCAAAACCTAAGGTTGCAATCAGCACAAGAATCTCCAATGTTGAAGATGCTCGTCCGTTTGTTACAACCCACAACTCTGGTG AAATCAAGGGATGGATATGTGTAGATTCAGATGATGAATCTGAAGATTTTGGTCGAATTGGAGCTATGGATGATAATGCAAGTAGTTTTGCTGCTAGATTGGCAGATGAGACAGAAATTGCATCAAGATTGGTTGAATCCTCGTCATTTTCTTGTG GGACTTCCTTTCAACTTCAAAAGAAAGACACACAGAACTCAGCTAGAATGCATATTTTAGAAGACTGTTCAATTCCTGGAACATCAGAAGATGGCATATCTGAG GCACATGTCAGTCATGATGACAAAGCTAGTAAACAAGATGATACAGATCAGATTTTGAATCAACAGGATAGCAATACATGCTTCttgaaagagaaaaagaaaagaaatgacaCAGTGAAAAAAAAGGGAACAACCAAGGAGGAAAGACTTCGTCTgatggaagaaaagaaaaggcTCAAAGAA CAAGAGAAGATGCTTAAAGCTGCTTCAAAGGCTGAGGCTGCTGAGTTGAAGAAACTGGAGAAGGAAATGCAGAAATGGGAAAAGGGTAAATATGCTCTCAAATCCATTGTTGCTGAGATTGATACTAAAGTGATTGAACTGGGAGCAATTGGAG GACATCTTCTCACTAGATTTGCTGAAAAGGGGCTCTCATATCGGATAACATCAAATCCAGTGGAAAGAACTATTGTATGGAATATGGCTGTTCCTGAAGAAGTTTCTCTG ATTGCTCCTGAAAGAATTACGGTCTCTTATATTCTAGTTGTATATGAAGCTGAAGAGTTCTGTAACCTTGTCGTGAATGAGAGCCTGATGAATCATGTTCAGAGTGTTCAAAATCGTTATCCTCATCACACTGTATGTTACGTCACAAATAAGCTTATGGCCTACATCAACAAAAG GAAAAGACTGACGCGGTTTTCAGTTAACGCAAATGGATCTGCTATCCCTAGAGACTGTGTGGATAGGaatttaattaagaaaaatttgTG GCTAAAGGTATTGGTGGCTATCCCTAAGGTGCAGCCACGGTTCGCTATAGCTATATGGAAGAAATATCCTACAATGAAATCTCTTTTAAGAGTTTACATGGATCCAAGAAAATCT GTTCACGAGAAGGAATTTCTGCTCAAGGACTTAACCACAGAAGGCTTACTCGGTGATGATAGACGACTCGGCGAGGTTTGTTCTAAGAGAATGTACAGAATCCTTATGGCTCAATCCGGACACATCAAGGCAGACGATGTTGAGGATGGGGCCGATTTCTTTAATCTCTAG
- the LOC121786997 gene encoding crossover junction endonuclease EME1B-like isoform X6, which yields MQQPIPVDILSDSDSDSEPGRNRRSLRDEAIDLTTPPPFPQSKKKQKTDTFSNPSNSTVFIIDDDPTPLKSNTPLFVADTPFSDASILKCSRGVSSFSGLAPEELVVAETPISELPKPKVAISTRISTVEDARPFVTKHNSGEIKGWICVDSDDESEDFGRIGAMDDNASSFAARLADETEIASRLVESSSFSCGTSFQLQKKDTQNSARMHILEDCSIPGTSEDGISEAHVSHDDKASKQDDTDQILNQQDSNTCFLKEKKKRNDTVKKKGTTKEERLRLMEEKKRLKEQEKMLKAASKAEAAELKKLEKEMQKWEKGKYALKSIVAEIDTKVIELGAIGGHLLTRFAEKGLSYRITSNPVERTIVWNMAVPEEVSLIAPERITVSYILVVYEAEEFCNLVVNESLMNHVQSVQNRYPHHTVCYVTNKLMAYINKREQAHYKNPANNPGWKRPAVEEAFAKLTTHFSKVHSRQCVDEAELAEHVVGLTCSLANCQFRKRLTRFSVNANGSAIPRDCVDRNLIKKNLWLKVLVAIPKVQPRFAIAIWKKYPTMKSLLRVYMDPRKSVHEKEFLLKDLTTEGLLGDDRRLGEVCSKRMYRILMAQSGHIKADDVEDGADFFNL from the exons ATGCAGCAGCCAATTCCCGTCGACATTCTCTCCGACTCCGATTCCGATTCCGAACCCGGCCGAAATCGCCGGAGTCTCCGAGACGAAGCCATTGACCTCACTAcgccgccgccattccctcaATCCAAGAAGAAACAAAAAACCGACACCTTTTCAAACCCTAGTAACTCCACCGTCTTCATCATTGACGATGACCCCACGCCACTCAAGTCAAATACTCCTCTCTTCGTCGCCGATACGCCATTCTCCGATGCGTCCATCCTTAAATGCTCTCGAGGAGTATCCTCCTTTTCAG GTTTAGCACCTGAGGAACTTGTAGTTGCCGAAACTCCAATTTCTGAACTCCCGAAACCTAAGGTTGCGATCAGCACAAGAATCTCCACTGTCGAAGATGCTCGTCCGTTTGTTACAAAACACAACTCTGGTG AAATCAAGGGATGGATATGTGTAGATTCAGATGATGAATCTGAAGATTTTGGTCGAATTGGAGCTATGGATGATAATGCAAGTAGTTTTGCTGCTAGATTGGCAGATGAGACAGAAATTGCATCAAGATTGGTTGAATCCTCGTCATTTTCTTGTG GGACTTCCTTTCAACTTCAAAAGAAAGACACACAGAACTCAGCTAGAATGCATATTTTAGAAGACTGTTCAATTCCTGGAACATCAGAAGATGGCATATCTGAG GCACATGTCAGTCATGATGACAAAGCTAGTAAACAAGATGATACAGATCAGATTTTGAATCAACAGGATAGCAATACATGCTTCttgaaagagaaaaagaaaagaaatgacaCAGTGAAAAAAAAGGGAACAACCAAGGAGGAAAGACTTCGTCTgatggaagaaaagaaaaggcTCAAAGAA CAAGAGAAGATGCTTAAAGCTGCTTCAAAGGCTGAGGCTGCTGAGTTGAAGAAACTGGAGAAGGAAATGCAGAAATGGGAAAAGGGTAAATATGCTCTCAAATCCATTGTTGCTGAGATTGATACTAAAGTGATTGAACTGGGAGCAATTGGAG GACATCTTCTCACTAGATTTGCTGAAAAGGGGCTCTCATATCGGATAACATCAAATCCAGTGGAAAGAACTATTGTATGGAATATGGCTGTTCCTGAAGAAGTTTCTCTG ATTGCTCCTGAAAGAATTACGGTCTCTTATATTCTAGTTGTATATGAAGCTGAAGAGTTCTGTAACCTTGTCGTGAATGAGAGCCTGATGAATCATGTTCAGAGTGTTCAAAATCGTTATCCTCATCACACTGTATGTTACGTCACAAATAAGCTTATGGCCTACATCAACAAAAG GGAACAAGCACATTACAAGAACCCTGCTAACAACCCTGGTTGGAAGCGACCTGCTGTAGAGGAG gcCTTTGCGAAATTGACCACCCATTTTTCTAAAGTACATTCAAGGCAGTGTGTTGATGAAGCTGAATTAGCTGAACATGTGGTCGGTCTAACTTGCAGCCTCGCAAATTGCCAATTTAG GAAAAGACTGACGCGGTTTTCAGTTAACGCAAATGGATCTGCTATCCCTAGAGACTGTGTGGATAGGaatttaattaagaaaaatttgTG GCTAAAGGTATTGGTGGCTATCCCTAAGGTGCAGCCACGGTTCGCTATAGCTATATGGAAGAAATATCCTACAATGAAATCTCTTTTAAGAGTTTACATGGATCCAAGAAAATCT GTTCACGAGAAGGAATTTCTGCTCAAGGACTTAACCACAGAAGGCTTACTCGGTGATGATAGACGACTCGGCGAGGTTTGTTCTAAGAGAATGTACAGAATCCTTATGGCTCAATCCGGACACATCAAGGCAGACGATGTTGAGGATGGGGCCGATTTCTTTAATCTCTAG